The Lactuca sativa cultivar Salinas chromosome 2, Lsat_Salinas_v11, whole genome shotgun sequence genome includes a window with the following:
- the LOC111882653 gene encoding flocculation protein FLO11-like, giving the protein MKDVVLSSIATFHTKKIIVADLTKFPHIGSIPETMYRCVSTKSKVMAEYQLLPPKNPRQLTPEIQAALDDVEKPIKQGEKADSKKVATDGPSSKPVKSKKQKAEKAASSAPEKVKKMAQRPKTLSPSSSGNDEEQYVEDEEEDQREGYLRGNTPPQSPTPEGTLNDSIPTPPPSPPKTTIHVSIALIPPSPTTQTTNIVSPPLPVISIPLSTTPLPPPIFSQATVTFTPIITTTTESLVQVNTSDVGAKTEDNPKVTTEPISPTHSSESGPVVGGTDFEFDSTYYNPYRIPSDEDEAAPVTKQQLNSVYEKLDTLIDSTKKYNDVVLIVFMDTSL; this is encoded by the coding sequence ATGAAGGATGTCGTGCTTTCTTCTATAGCAACTTTTCACACCAAGAAGATTATTGTTGCTGATCTTACAAAATTTCCTCACATTGGTTCTATTCCTGAAACAATGTATCGATGTGTCTCTACAAAAAGTAAAGTGATGGCTGAGTACCAATTGCTTCCTCCCAAGAATCCACGACAGTTGACTCCTGAAATACAAGCTGCTCTGGATGATGTTGAGAAGCCAATAAAGCAAGGAGAGAAAGCAGATTCCAAGAAGGTGGCAACAGACGGACCTTCTTCCAAGCCAGTTAAATCCAAGAAGCAAAAAGCTGAAAAAGCTGCTTCCTCGGCTCCTGAGAAAGTTAAGAAGATGGCCCAAAGACCAAAGACTCTTTCACCTTCTAGCTCTGGTAATGATGAGGAGCAGTatgttgaagatgaagaggaagatCAGCGTGAAGGTTATCTTAGAGGTAATACACCACCTCAGTCTCCAACTCCAGAAGGCACTCTTAATGATTCTATTCCCACTCCTCCACCATCACCACCGAAGACTACTATTCATGTTTCGATTGCCCTAATTCCTCCATCTCCTACAACTCAAACTACTAACATTGTTTCACCACCTCTACCTGTCATCTCAATACCCTTATCTACAACCCCATTACCACCTCCCATTTTTTCCCAAGCAACTGTCACCTTTACACCGATCATCACAACCACAACCGAATCTCTAGTACAAGTCAATACATCTGATGTGGGGGCGAAGACTGAAGATAATCCTAAAGTTACAACTGAGCCTATTTCCCCAACTCATTCCAGTGAATCTGGTCCTGTTGTTGGAGGAACTGATTTTGAGTTCGATTCAACCTACTACAATCCATACAGAATTCCAAGTGATGAAGATGAAGCTGCTCCGGTGACCAAGCAACAATTGAACAGTGTTTATGAAAAGCTAGATACGCTGATTGACTCAACAAAGAAGTATAATGATGTCGTTTTGATAGTGTTCATGGATACATCCCTATAA